A stretch of Methanobrevibacter boviskoreani JH1 DNA encodes these proteins:
- a CDS encoding beta strand repeat-containing protein yields MKRRLYIILLIILLIFVCIGSVSASDFSSTNSSNLLAYNSTDNANILSEDNEYGTFTDLNTLINSSSEGSTINLDKNYKYSPSTDGNYINGTHIYTSITINGNNHVIDGSNIARAFNISSGNVAFINCVFTNCNGIYGGAIYSDDSIASVDNCVFTNNNASVCGGAVYSNSIGSITNSKFVNNTANNYGGSVYVDNGDISYLTNDSFVNCSASLGGAIYNNNGNVGSITNCTFDSLKSYGPAAAIYCNGNISSLINSSISNSSSNSYGMISYSGNFGDIAGCNFTNIRSGSTGGILYNSRPGIIGSIKDSNFKNISSLMGGAVYGPYTNISSIDNCTFVDINCTAPGSAIYNYNSKIGSITNTVFNNCKTNSVGGAIYTGNISAIINSTFNDTRSTAPGGAIYASDEIGSIINTTFTNINGSSSGGAINVYGNISLLDNVTFSNITFNYGPGGAINAGNIGLINDCSFVNIDPSSTGGAISVNGNITSINNTKFINTSSGGPGGAIYSGQIGSLYNCTFLNTLSNSTGGAVSVNSIDSVVDCSFTNLSSKYPGGAIFSQSIGSVSNTAFNNLVSYMGAAIYSRIIANISDSVFNNATALNAPGGAIFADNISSILNCIFNNSSSTYMGGAIYSAYINLINNTSFSNNSCLNGSYKLGGAIWSSNISTISNCNFTNNTGSLGGAIYTNCANITNSNFADNMADNGTVYGLNINVDNCNFTNNHANEYGSGLYFVYSNNTVSNSIFSNNHDPSDSTIFNNANLTLNKNTIDNGKFIYNNGTIKSPITVNVANYTCFPGTNLKLITIINDDNGNQIVAGDYNYTVNGATFAPDDIYFNKSYIAPMELGSYPIDVVYGNGTDITYNYGVIDVVSYSVDNVSYGEDVNVIVQVPENATGTVSAEINGEAYTGNIENGISNIVIKGLNAGNYTAHLIYNSPGYNPKNVYLNFTISMVNSTVDVSADNISYGKDGIINIKVPSDATGNVTVVVNGVDYSVGISNGSGVLSVSGLDAGNYTVDVKYNGDNNYYPSVISTGFSVSKVDSMVNVTVKNITRGQDLIIDITVPSDATGNVTVVVNGVDYSVGISNGSGVLSVSGLDAGNYTVDVKYNGDNNYYPSVNSSNFTVFSNITNNTNNTGKNTTNNITNNTVNNDNGSKIIDSDDNTSTVKNHVKTSYNTGYPFIALILAIFAILGFGFKDKK; encoded by the coding sequence GTGAAAAGAAGATTGTATATCATATTGCTTATAATATTGTTGATTTTTGTATGTATTGGTTCTGTTTCGGCTAGTGATTTCTCATCAACCAACTCATCAAATCTATTGGCTTATAATTCAACAGACAATGCTAATATTTTATCAGAGGATAACGAGTATGGTACTTTTACTGATTTAAATACGCTTATTAATTCAAGTAGTGAAGGTTCTACTATTAATCTTGATAAGAACTACAAATATTCACCATCTACCGATGGGAATTATATAAATGGAACACATATTTATACCTCAATTACAATTAATGGTAACAATCATGTTATTGATGGTTCTAATATTGCAAGGGCATTCAATATCAGTTCCGGTAATGTGGCTTTCATTAATTGTGTTTTCACTAATTGTAATGGAATTTATGGTGGAGCTATTTACTCAGATGATTCAATTGCCTCAGTTGATAATTGTGTTTTTACAAACAACAATGCCTCTGTTTGTGGTGGTGCTGTTTATTCAAATTCCATTGGGTCTATTACCAATTCAAAGTTTGTAAATAATACCGCAAATAATTACGGCGGTTCTGTATATGTAGATAATGGTGATATAAGTTATTTGACCAATGATTCATTTGTTAATTGTTCTGCATCTTTAGGTGGAGCTATTTATAATAACAATGGAAATGTTGGTTCAATTACTAACTGTACTTTTGATTCACTTAAATCATATGGTCCTGCTGCCGCAATTTATTGTAATGGTAATATCAGTTCATTAATTAATAGTTCCATAAGTAATTCCTCATCTAATAGTTATGGTATGATATCTTATTCTGGAAACTTTGGTGATATTGCAGGATGTAATTTTACGAATATTAGATCTGGAAGTACTGGTGGTATACTTTATAATTCCAGACCGGGTATAATTGGTTCTATAAAGGATTCTAACTTTAAAAATATTAGTTCACTTATGGGAGGAGCTGTTTATGGTCCATATACGAATATTAGTTCTATAGATAACTGTACTTTTGTTGATATCAATTGTACTGCTCCAGGTAGTGCTATCTACAATTATAACTCTAAAATTGGTAGTATAACCAATACTGTATTTAATAATTGTAAAACTAATTCTGTTGGTGGTGCTATTTATACTGGTAATATCAGCGCAATTATTAATTCTACATTTAATGACACTAGATCTACTGCTCCAGGTGGAGCTATATATGCAAGTGATGAAATAGGTTCAATAATTAACACTACATTTACCAATATTAATGGGTCATCCTCCGGTGGTGCTATAAATGTTTATGGCAATATCAGTTTATTAGATAATGTTACTTTTAGTAATATTACTTTTAATTACGGTCCTGGTGGAGCTATTAATGCTGGAAATATTGGTCTTATAAATGATTGCAGTTTTGTTAATATTGATCCCTCATCTACAGGTGGAGCAATTAGTGTAAATGGAAATATAACTTCTATAAACAATACAAAATTCATTAATACGTCCTCTGGTGGTCCTGGTGGAGCGATTTACTCAGGTCAAATTGGATCACTGTATAACTGTACATTTTTAAATACATTATCAAATAGTACTGGTGGGGCAGTATCTGTAAATTCAATTGATTCTGTAGTTGATTGTAGTTTTACTAATTTGTCATCCAAATATCCTGGTGGAGCAATATTTTCACAAAGTATAGGTTCTGTTTCAAATACTGCCTTTAACAATTTAGTTTCTTATATGGGGGCTGCAATATATTCCCGTATTATTGCTAATATAAGTGATTCAGTATTTAATAATGCTACTGCCTTAAATGCCCCTGGTGGAGCAATATTTGCAGATAATATAAGTTCTATCTTAAATTGTATATTTAATAATTCATCCTCCACATATATGGGTGGTGCTATATATTCAGCCTATATTAATCTAATCAATAATACTAGTTTTAGTAATAACTCTTGTCTTAATGGCAGTTATAAGTTAGGCGGTGCCATATGGTCATCAAATATCAGCACCATTTCAAACTGTAACTTTACAAATAATACTGGTAGTTTAGGCGGTGCAATCTATACAAACTGTGCGAATATTACAAACTCCAATTTTGCTGATAATATGGCAGATAATGGTACTGTTTATGGATTGAATATTAATGTGGATAACTGTAACTTTACAAATAATCATGCAAATGAATATGGAAGTGGTTTATACTTTGTCTATTCAAATAACACAGTCAGCAATTCAATATTCAGCAATAATCATGATCCATCTGATTCAACAATTTTCAATAACGCTAATTTAACATTAAATAAAAATACTATTGATAACGGTAAATTTATTTATAATAATGGAACTATTAAAAGTCCCATTACTGTTAATGTAGCAAACTATACCTGTTTCCCTGGTACAAACCTTAAATTAATTACAATAATTAATGATGATAATGGTAATCAAATTGTTGCAGGGGATTATAATTATACAGTAAATGGCGCTACTTTTGCGCCTGATGACATCTACTTTAATAAGTCTTACATTGCACCTATGGAACTTGGTTCCTATCCAATTGATGTTGTATATGGAAATGGTACAGACATAACCTATAACTATGGTGTTATAGATGTTGTTTCATATAGTGTTGACAATGTTAGCTATGGTGAGGACGTAAATGTTATTGTTCAAGTTCCAGAAAATGCTACCGGTACAGTCTCAGCAGAGATAAATGGTGAAGCTTATACTGGAAATATTGAAAACGGTATATCCAATATTGTAATTAAAGGATTAAATGCTGGTAATTATACTGCTCATTTAATTTATAATTCTCCTGGATATAACCCTAAAAATGTTTATTTAAACTTTACCATATCAATGGTTAATTCCACCGTTGATGTTTCTGCAGATAATATTTCCTATGGTAAGGATGGAATTATAAATATTAAAGTTCCTTCTGATGCTACTGGTAATGTTACTGTTGTTGTTAATGGTGTTGATTATAGTGTTGGAATTAGTAATGGTTCTGGTGTTTTATCTGTTTCTGGATTAGATGCTGGCAATTATACTGTTGATGTTAAATACAATGGTGATAACAACTATTATCCATCAGTAATTTCTACCGGTTTTAGTGTATCTAAGGTTGATTCTATGGTTAATGTTACAGTTAAAAACATTACTCGTGGACAGGATTTGATTATTGATATTACGGTTCCTTCTGATGCTACTGGTAATGTTACTGTTGTTGTTAATGGTGTTGATTATAGTGTTGGAATTAGTAATGGTTCTGGTGTTTTATCTGTTTCTGGATTAGATGCTGGCAATTATACTGTTGATGTTAAATACAATGGTGATAACAACTATTATCCATCAGTTAACTCAAGTAACTTTACTGTATTTAGTAATATTACAAATAATACTAATAATACAGGAAAAAACACTACAAATAATATTACAAATAATACTGTAAACAATGATAATGGCTCTAAAATTATAGATTCTGATGATAATACTTCTACAGTAAAAAATCATGTTAAAACTAGTTATAATACTGGTTATCCATTTATTGCATTAATACTTGCAATATTTGCAATTTTAGGATTTGGATTTAAAGATAAAAAATAG
- a CDS encoding Mur ligase family protein, giving the protein MRAAVIGLGVEGKKASKSLLDHGWSVYASDLETDIDLKEFNMPITDINVKTDNTEQISIIADNLIVDLGTNNINEINDSDAIVLSPSMWNSKFANQFKLSGKLLQDVLDKHRKIFTIGVTGTNGKTTSVYMIKEILEASGKKVLVGGNAGGGFNGYYDIILEAEEGDYDVILVEVCDMTLSFCQYCFNFDLIALTNMGNDHMDVHKSMDNYAEELCTIFKHKHIVINENQEYADKFEKSASHVSRFKESDLNLKVIGKFNKLNAGLATEVAHQMGIPDSISNKVLENFEAVEGRLKVYKLFDSEIYVGKTDNSDAVKSIFDEKYFYAAFIGTPRPNEQHRLDILNEVVKHDPKVIVLFPGLANTINMALDRINQLEYDGEVYTAHNLDELIEYVAEFAHEDYIFIGGNGQEIIITIQERLEELCKVCN; this is encoded by the coding sequence ATGAGAGCAGCAGTAATTGGACTTGGAGTTGAAGGTAAAAAAGCTTCAAAATCACTATTAGATCATGGATGGTCTGTATATGCATCAGATTTAGAAACTGATATAGATCTTAAAGAGTTTAACATGCCTATAACTGATATTAATGTTAAAACTGATAACACTGAACAAATATCAATAATTGCAGATAATCTTATAGTTGATCTAGGTACTAATAATATTAATGAAATTAATGATTCTGATGCTATTGTTTTAAGTCCTAGTATGTGGAATAGTAAGTTTGCAAATCAATTTAAATTGTCTGGTAAATTATTGCAGGATGTTCTGGATAAACACAGAAAAATATTCACCATTGGTGTAACTGGAACCAATGGAAAAACTACCTCCGTCTATATGATTAAGGAGATTTTAGAGGCAAGTGGTAAAAAGGTTTTAGTTGGGGGAAATGCAGGTGGTGGATTTAATGGATATTATGATATCATTTTAGAAGCAGAAGAGGGGGATTATGATGTGATTCTTGTTGAAGTATGTGATATGACCTTGAGCTTCTGCCAATATTGTTTTAACTTTGATTTAATTGCACTTACTAATATGGGTAATGACCATATGGATGTACATAAAAGTATGGATAACTATGCTGAGGAATTATGCACCATATTCAAGCATAAACATATAGTTATTAATGAGAATCAGGAATATGCCGATAAGTTTGAAAAGTCTGCAAGTCATGTTTCTAGATTTAAAGAGTCTGATTTAAACCTTAAGGTTATTGGTAAGTTTAATAAATTGAATGCTGGTCTAGCAACTGAGGTCGCACATCAGATGGGAATTCCCGATAGCATATCCAACAAGGTTTTAGAAAATTTTGAAGCTGTAGAGGGAAGACTTAAAGTTTATAAATTATTTGATTCAGAGATTTATGTTGGAAAGACGGATAATTCCGATGCTGTAAAATCCATATTTGATGAGAAATATTTCTATGCCGCATTTATCGGAACACCTAGACCTAATGAACAGCATCGTTTGGATATTTTAAACGAGGTTGTAAAGCATGATCCCAAGGTTATTGTATTATTCCCCGGTCTTGCAAATACCATAAACATGGCATTAGATAGAATTAACCAATTGGAATATGATGGTGAGGTTTATACCGCACATAATCTTGATGAGCTAATTGAATATGTTGCTGAGTTTGCCCATGAGGACTATATATTTATCGGGGGTAATGGCCAGGAGATAATTATAACAATTCAGGAAAGACTTGAAGAGCTATGTAAGGTCTGTAATTAG
- a CDS encoding nucleotidyltransferase family protein, producing MVSAVVTGAGLNSRMRSDLRSLDLPIKNKLTLPLTKVNNTQKTILELTLDNVLNSGVGECILVLGHYKDEIINSLSEEYLSKIKIVENKPHDVGLSTSLYNGLSHLKGKFALCVSGDQPTISSTTYKNMINVFFNWEDCEKSISFLRRRECGPLDNAIGLGMPFVASKNLLIPYLENTDSNLNPILREIFDRQIKFYGVKEQFDLELVNINHYTDYQFVKENLDIKNYYYYY from the coding sequence ATGGTCAGTGCAGTTGTTACCGGTGCAGGTTTAAATTCAAGAATGCGTAGTGATTTAAGGAGTTTAGATTTACCAATTAAAAATAAATTAACACTTCCACTAACTAAAGTCAATAATACTCAAAAAACTATTCTTGAGTTAACATTAGACAATGTATTAAACTCAGGAGTAGGTGAATGTATTTTAGTACTTGGTCATTATAAAGATGAAATAATTAACTCTTTAAGTGAGGAGTATCTATCAAAGATAAAAATTGTTGAAAATAAACCTCACGATGTAGGTCTCTCAACATCATTATACAATGGTTTGTCACATCTTAAGGGGAAATTTGCATTATGTGTATCAGGTGACCAGCCTACAATATCATCAACAACATATAAGAACATGATTAATGTTTTCTTTAATTGGGAGGATTGCGAAAAATCTATTTCCTTCTTACGCCGTAGAGAATGTGGTCCGTTAGACAATGCCATTGGATTAGGAATGCCATTTGTAGCTTCAAAAAATCTTTTAATACCTTATCTTGAAAATACTGACTCAAATTTAAATCCTATTTTAAGGGAAATATTTGATAGGCAAATTAAGTTTTATGGGGTTAAAGAGCAATTTGACTTAGAACTTGTAAACATTAATCATTATACTGACTATCAATTTGTAAAAGAGAATTTGGATATAAAAAATTATTATTATTATTATTAA
- a CDS encoding PD-(D/E)XK nuclease family protein, which translates to MHLKSRSKPYIIPEYSLTGDLLSFLTCNLQYRYQNKGTLPPSMPIQLWFGEFIHGVMEEAYLKWEEEKLEFPWQWDKDIRPIEEMIDQRLRSRGLFPPSKQYCPEHFPEEKIGVYEFGDNPYARIASARAERSINVWGPYLFPLIDSSEIRLKGIRDMPNYDKKHSRSNHYSVNGVIDVLSSFKINNSTQRTIDSYQNTIVQYLQNDKSFRETLKNKIDNEYEVIIDYKGMRRPSTDSETYKQHEWQILTYSWLREQQKDAKPIAAGIVFYLNELVPSIIDLKLIKEDIVNGKTDVKISKKDKESLLEWDGNENYYPTLSDKFRLDRSIRIIPIRKDKIESSLKEFDSVVNQIESSLIKEQEGIKIGDAWKAEAEQRTCDACDFKTICQKNKGNIENFTVP; encoded by the coding sequence ATGCATTTAAAATCAAGGTCAAAACCGTATATTATTCCAGAATATAGTTTAACTGGAGATCTTTTATCATTTTTAACATGTAATCTTCAATATAGATATCAGAACAAAGGAACATTGCCACCTTCAATGCCTATCCAATTATGGTTTGGAGAGTTTATTCATGGTGTTATGGAAGAGGCATATCTTAAATGGGAAGAGGAGAAATTGGAATTCCCATGGCAATGGGATAAGGATATCAGACCTATTGAGGAAATGATAGATCAAAGATTACGTTCAAGGGGATTATTCCCACCATCAAAACAATATTGTCCTGAACACTTTCCCGAAGAAAAAATAGGAGTTTATGAATTTGGAGATAACCCCTATGCAAGAATAGCAAGTGCAAGGGCGGAAAGGTCCATAAACGTTTGGGGACCTTATCTTTTTCCTTTAATAGATTCCTCAGAAATACGACTTAAAGGTATTCGTGATATGCCCAATTATGATAAGAAACATAGCCGTTCAAACCATTACAGTGTCAATGGTGTAATTGATGTTTTAAGTTCATTTAAAATCAATAACTCCACCCAAAGAACAATTGATTCCTATCAAAATACCATTGTTCAATATTTACAAAATGATAAAAGTTTTAGAGAAACTTTAAAAAACAAGATAGATAATGAATATGAGGTAATCATTGACTATAAGGGTATGAGAAGGCCATCAACAGATAGTGAAACATATAAACAACATGAATGGCAAATTTTAACATATTCCTGGTTAAGAGAACAACAAAAAGATGCGAAACCCATAGCTGCGGGAATTGTATTCTATTTAAATGAACTAGTTCCTTCCATTATAGATTTAAAATTGATTAAGGAAGATATTGTAAATGGAAAAACAGATGTGAAGATTTCTAAAAAGGATAAAGAATCCCTATTGGAATGGGACGGTAATGAAAATTATTATCCTACATTATCTGATAAATTTAGGTTAGATAGATCCATTAGAATCATACCTATTAGAAAAGATAAAATTGAAAGTTCCCTTAAAGAATTTGATTCTGTAGTAAATCAGATTGAATCCTCACTAATTAAAGAACAAGAAGGTATAAAAATAGGGGATGCTTGGAAAGCTGAAGCAGAACAAAGAACATGTGACGCATGCGATTTTAAAACTATCTGTCAAAAAAATAAAGGAAATATTGAGAACTTTACAGTACCTTAA
- a CDS encoding Mur ligase family protein: protein MESEEFFKSLENGVVVLGGCGTVGSLIARILACHDYDVTIIDSAPESYLSPIFKKEGIHLRLGEELDDDSFKGKSAIFVAPSLLKNDYFTTKLNNFNKSKLPVYSIDEILEFFAPDKPVIAVTGTNGKSTTTHALKHIFQVNGYKVPSHGLRIQGNSEFIPALQSRLDGDISVLEIGTFGRKGEIKRSATNSHVNTAIITNITHDHLNNGTFEDYINCKKEMIEVADNLILDGDDPILVDLQSRFTDKKFYFFGIKDDENPLFDGKYYRDCPKCGKKLKYDVNYLRSLGEFDCSCGFKNPELDVYATNIRIIKEGNTTKTKYTIHFADEARDITLPHSGIHNVYNSLAAACAAWVQGLDINGIVKAIESFKGVPGRLEYINDDPTIIIDFAHNPAGVETIIKTVLKLKTESNNIIVINTISSESGRQGDEAIAKLLSDVDTVIPVSTPSSKMARYIDTNVLQIKTRTKFNKTGTIGSSPEQVEEGLRLGLKIAESDDIILLIGEAGVKYAKPALNKILFENVKGSN, encoded by the coding sequence ATGGAAAGTGAAGAGTTTTTTAAAAGTTTAGAAAATGGTGTAGTGGTTCTAGGGGGCTGCGGTACAGTTGGAAGTTTAATTGCAAGAATCTTGGCATGTCATGATTATGATGTAACAATTATTGACAGTGCCCCTGAGTCTTATCTTAGCCCAATATTTAAAAAAGAAGGAATTCATCTTAGATTAGGTGAAGAATTAGATGATGATTCATTTAAAGGTAAATCCGCTATATTTGTAGCGCCAAGTCTTTTAAAGAATGATTATTTCACCACAAAATTAAACAACTTTAATAAATCCAAATTGCCAGTTTATTCCATTGATGAAATTCTTGAATTCTTCGCACCAGATAAACCTGTAATAGCTGTTACCGGTACCAATGGTAAAAGTACTACAACCCATGCCTTAAAACATATTTTCCAGGTAAACGGGTATAAGGTACCTTCACATGGTCTTCGTATACAGGGTAATAGTGAATTTATTCCGGCGTTACAATCCCGTTTGGATGGGGATATAAGTGTTTTGGAAATCGGAACCTTTGGAAGAAAAGGTGAGATCAAACGTTCCGCAACTAATTCCCATGTAAATACTGCAATTATAACTAACATCACCCATGACCATTTAAACAATGGTACTTTTGAAGACTATATAAACTGTAAAAAGGAAATGATTGAGGTTGCAGATAATTTGATATTGGATGGTGATGATCCTATATTGGTTGATTTACAGTCACGGTTTACAGATAAAAAATTCTATTTCTTCGGAATTAAAGATGATGAAAACCCATTATTTGACGGCAAATATTATAGGGACTGTCCTAAATGTGGTAAAAAATTAAAGTATGATGTTAATTATCTTAGAAGTTTAGGGGAATTCGATTGCTCATGCGGATTTAAAAATCCTGAATTGGATGTATATGCTACCAATATCAGAATTATTAAGGAGGGCAATACCACTAAGACCAAATATACAATACATTTTGCCGATGAAGCAAGGGATATAACATTGCCTCATAGCGGTATTCATAATGTTTATAATTCACTTGCAGCGGCATGTGCAGCTTGGGTTCAAGGTCTGGATATTAACGGTATAGTTAAAGCTATTGAATCATTTAAGGGAGTACCTGGTAGATTGGAATATATTAATGATGATCCTACCATAATAATTGACTTTGCCCATAATCCTGCAGGTGTTGAAACTATTATAAAGACTGTCTTGAAACTTAAAACGGAATCTAATAATATAATTGTGATTAATACAATCTCATCTGAAAGTGGCCGTCAGGGTGATGAGGCAATCGCAAAACTTTTATCTGATGTGGATACTGTAATACCGGTTTCTACTCCATCTAGTAAGATGGCTAGATACATTGATACCAATGTATTACAAATAAAAACACGGACTAAATTTAATAAAACCGGTACCATTGGTTCCTCTCCAGAACAGGTAGAAGAGGGTTTAAGGTTAGGTTTAAAAATTGCTGAATCCGATGACATTATCTTGTTAATTGGTGAGGCAGGTGTTAAATATGCAAAACCTGCTTTAAACAAGATTTTATTTGAGAATGTTAAGGGGAGTAATTAG
- a CDS encoding PEP/pyruvate-binding domain-containing protein, translating to MSSFERIKSGIPPLDKTLDNIRLGDNVVWQVSNLKEFSYFVEPFVREAVKDNKNIIYIHFGQNKPLINLSEEDYKNLNKERENPDTEFSMIYKEGVKIYEVNPDNLFESFTLEVHKIIEKEGKGAYFVFDSLSELQSAWSTDLMMGNFFKVTCPYLFTLDTVAYFPIIRGKHSFDAIAKISETTQLFLDIYSKNDYLFIHPLKVWNRYSQNMFLGHKYEPKTGKLKALTDGLEVSEFYGVINDASAYHNEQNTDSWERFFEKTMIEYESGKDIRDKCDQMCNMLMTKQEDMAVKVREYFTAEDYFSVYDRVVGSGMIGGKACGMLLARKIIEHDKPEIYRGFEPDDSFYIGSDLFYTYIVSNDLWDIRVQQRTKEGYYSAGRELEEGLKNGEFTDDIKEKFKRILDYFGQSPIIVRSSSFLEDGYGNAFAGKYESIFCVNRGPIEQRLEEFENAVKRVYASTMNISALEYRKLKHLDDKDEQMALLVQRVSGSYYGDYFFPTAAGVGFSYSPYLPLEERSANNGMLRLVMGLGTKAVDRTQKDYPRIVNVNRPRAQTQPNVAKRHEFSQHYLDLLNLKKIQIDELDVEDGLKIVPRYAKQALVEHDTEAERLYSDRGQHREIVFVNCNGLVNNSKFINLMKEVLSTLQKAYDYPVDIEYTVNVGENHSFVVNLLQCRPLQVSKSDEKIEIPEVTDNIYFHIKDSSMGRSRKENIDTLVYVHPYYYYHYPYSEKPKIRNVIGKINKYCRKNNRNSMLIVPGRLGTSSPELGIPAVFADISNFSVILEESYSQAGYEPELSLGSHMFQDLVETDIYYGALFEDENRLEFNRDLFKDYPNQLNKIDDELDEDIYEMIHVYEFDNKNLKFYYDLEQDETLCYLDK from the coding sequence ATGTCATCATTTGAAAGAATAAAGTCAGGTATACCTCCCCTTGATAAAACATTGGATAATATTCGTTTAGGGGATAATGTGGTTTGGCAGGTTTCTAATTTAAAAGAATTCTCATATTTTGTAGAACCTTTTGTTAGGGAGGCCGTTAAAGATAATAAGAATATAATCTATATTCATTTTGGTCAGAATAAACCTTTAATTAACTTAAGTGAAGAGGACTATAAGAATTTAAATAAGGAAAGGGAGAATCCGGATACTGAATTTTCAATGATTTACAAAGAGGGTGTTAAGATATATGAGGTAAATCCGGATAATCTTTTTGAATCATTTACCCTTGAGGTACATAAAATTATTGAAAAGGAAGGTAAGGGAGCATACTTTGTTTTTGATTCCCTATCGGAATTACAGTCTGCATGGTCTACTGATTTAATGATGGGAAACTTCTTTAAGGTAACATGTCCCTATTTATTTACACTTGATACAGTGGCATATTTTCCCATTATACGTGGTAAACACTCATTTGACGCAATAGCTAAAATAAGTGAAACAACCCAATTGTTCTTAGACATTTATTCAAAGAATGATTATCTTTTTATCCATCCATTAAAGGTTTGGAACAGATATTCTCAAAACATGTTTTTAGGTCATAAATATGAACCGAAAACAGGAAAACTTAAGGCATTGACTGATGGACTTGAGGTTAGTGAGTTTTATGGGGTTATAAATGATGCCTCTGCTTATCATAATGAACAGAACACCGATAGTTGGGAACGATTCTTTGAAAAAACCATGATAGAATATGAAAGTGGAAAGGATATTCGGGATAAATGTGACCAGATGTGTAATATGTTAATGACTAAACAGGAAGATATGGCAGTAAAGGTTAGGGAATATTTTACGGCCGAAGATTATTTTTCTGTATATGATAGGGTTGTTGGAAGTGGAATGATTGGTGGTAAAGCATGTGGTATGCTTCTTGCACGTAAAATCATTGAACATGATAAACCTGAGATTTATCGGGGATTTGAACCAGACGATTCTTTTTATATCGGCTCCGACCTATTCTACACATATATTGTATCTAATGATTTATGGGATATTAGGGTTCAGCAAAGAACCAAAGAAGGATATTATTCTGCAGGCCGGGAACTTGAGGAAGGTTTAAAAAATGGTGAATTTACAGATGACATTAAAGAGAAGTTTAAGAGAATCTTAGATTATTTTGGTCAAAGTCCTATCATAGTCAGATCCAGTAGTTTTCTTGAAGACGGATATGGTAATGCATTTGCAGGAAAATATGAGTCAATATTCTGTGTAAACCGTGGTCCAATTGAACAAAGATTGGAAGAGTTTGAAAACGCTGTAAAAAGGGTATATGCAAGTACCATGAATATATCCGCATTGGAATATAGGAAATTAAAACATCTTGATGATAAGGATGAACAGATGGCTCTTTTGGTTCAGAGGGTTTCAGGTTCCTATTATGGAGATTATTTCTTCCCAACAGCCGCAGGTGTGGGTTTCTCCTATAGTCCATATTTGCCTCTTGAGGAAAGAAGTGCTAATAATGGAATGTTAAGACTTGTAATGGGTTTAGGTACAAAGGCAGTAGATAGGACCCAGAAGGATTATCCGAGAATTGTTAATGTAAACCGTCCAAGGGCACAAACACAGCCGAATGTAGCCAAAAGACATGAATTTTCACAACATTACCTTGATTTGCTAAATCTTAAAAAGATTCAGATTGACGAATTGGATGTTGAGGACGGTTTGAAAATAGTTCCAAGATATGCCAAACAAGCATTGGTGGAACATGATACCGAAGCAGAGAGACTATATTCCGATAGGGGACAACATAGGGAAATTGTATTTGTAAACTGTAACGGACTTGTAAATAACAGTAAATTTATAAATCTCATGAAGGAGGTGTTATCCACTTTACAGAAAGCATATGACTATCCAGTAGATATTGAATACACGGTAAACGTAGGTGAAAACCATTCATTTGTAGTAAATTTACTTCAATGCAGACCATTGCAGGTCTCTAAAAGTGATGAGAAGATCGAGATTCCTGAAGTTACCGATAATATATATTTCCATATTAAAGATTCCTCAATGGGAAGATCTAGAAAAGAGAATATTGATACATTGGTATATGTTCATCCATACTACTATTATCATTATCCATATAGTGAAAAGCCAAAAATAAGAAATGTCATCGGTAAAATCAATAAGTATTGTAGAAAAAACAATAGAAATTCAATGTTGATAGTTCCTGGAAGATTAGGTACATCATCACCTGAACTTGGAATTCCTGCAGTGTTTGCAGATATTAGTAATTTCTCCGTAATTCTGGAAGAATCCTACAGTCAGGCAGGATATGAACCAGAATTGTCCCTTGGAAGTCATATGTTTCAGGATCTTGTGGAAACAGATATCTATTATGGTGCATTGTTTGAGGATGAGAATAGATTGGAATTCAATAGGGATTTATTTAAGGATTATCCAAATCAGTTAAATAAAATTGATGATGAACTAGATGAGGATATTTACGAAATGATTCATGTATATGAATTTGATAATAAGAACCTTAAGTTCTATTATGATCTAGAACAGGATGAGACATTATGTTATTTAGATAAATAA